The stretch of DNA GGGGTTTTAACTGGAACTGTGAAAGTGTTAGGGAGTGATATAAAAACTATCACTCCCGGAGAAATGGGGAAAAATATTGCTTCTATATTTCAAAATCCACGAAGTCAATTTTTTACAACGAATAGTACCAAGGAAGTGGCATTTGCTCTTGAAAATTATGGAATAGATAGATATGAAATGATAGATAGAGTGAATTGTGCATTTCACGATTTAGAAGCTGAAAATCTTATGGATAGGGATATGTTTTCTTTATCTAGTGGTGAAAAACAGAAGATAGCGATTATAGCTGCAAAAACTTTGAATCCCAAGATTTATGTTTTTGACGAGCCATCTGCAAATTTAGATATTCATTCAATTATTAAATTGAAAAAAAATATGGAGTGGTTAAAGAAACAGGGACATACAGTAATTGTTTCAGAGCATAGATTGTTCTACTTAAAAAATTTAGTAGATAAATGCTTAATAATGAAAGATGGAAAAATTGATAGAGAATTAAAGAAAAATGATATTGATAACTTGGATGATTCAGATATTAGAGCGTATAAACTTCGAACATTTAAGTTAAGTAATATTAAATATGAACTAAAGGATAATCTTATTGTTAACAAGCAAAATGCAGATTTTAAAGTGGAAAATTTATCTTTTTCCTATGATGTCAATCATTCTGTTTTGAGTAATTGTAATTTAGAAGGAAATTTTGGTGAAACAGTAGCTATAGTTGGACACAACGGAAGTGGCAAAACTACATTGGGAAAAATAATGTCAGGATTGTTAAAAGCAAGAGGTGGACAATTTTTTATTGAAGGCAAACTTACGAAGCAAAAGGAGTTATATAAAAGTGTATATTTTGTGATGCAAGATGCAGACTATCAACTGTACTCCGATTCTGTTGTTTCTGAGTTAATGCTCAGTTCTATGAATAGCATTAAGACTATTAAGCAAAATGATGAGAAAATAGAAGATGCGATGAATTTATTGAATATTTCATCATTCAGAAATAGACATCCGCAAGGTTTATCAGGAGGGCAAAAGCAGCGAGTTACTATTGCGGCTGCAATAGCTTCAAATAAAAAAATTATGATTTTTGATGAGCCGACTAGTGGACTTGATTATGAGAATATGAAAATCGTATCTGAAGCAATTAATGCTCTTCGTAAAAAAGGGATACTGATTTTTGTTATTTCCCATGATTTAGAGTTTTTAAGTAGAGTAGCAACTAAAGCAGTTTTTATAGAAAATAATACTGTTAGCAAAAGGAATAGTTTAAAGAAAAGTGGTGAGTTTGAAACAATAAAAAGATTTTTACTACAGAGTGAGGGATATGAAGAATGAGCAAATCTTGTAAACAAAATGGAATAAGATATGATCCAAGAATTAAGTTGTTACAAGTTTTAATTATAGGGGTTTTAGTATTTACTTTGACTGGTAAAAAGTATGAGATTCTACTTTTTTTGTCAGTATTTGCATATGGAATGATAAGTGGCATATACAAAACTTGTTTTAAATTTTTAGCTTTATATATAGTGTTGTTTATGGTAGCGGAAATAAGTCCATTATTTATTTCAACTACAATACACTATTTTGTCCTATGTCTTATAACATTGACTCTTGCAGCTATAAATATGATTAGAACAAGTGAAATATCTGAAGTATTAGCTTCCTTGCAAAATATGAAAATCCCATATTATATAACCATTCCATTAGCTGTTATTTTAAGATTTTTCCCCACTCTAAAACAGGATATTACTTGTATAAAGCAGGGAATTAAGACTAGAGGGATTGATATTTCTTTCCTTGGATTTTTAAAACATCCTTTTAAAGTTTATGAAATGATGTTGATTCCTATGTTAATGCGAATGTTATGTACTGCAACTGAGTTGTCGGCATCTGTTGAGACACGAGGACTTGGAGTTTCGTGTAAAAAAACTAGTTATACAGAAGTCAAATTTCGTATGCTTGATATGTTATTGCTAGTAATAATGATGGTATTTTATCTAGCTATCATCATTATGAAAATAAAAAATATTTAAAAACAAGGAGAATAATTATGGAAGAAAAAAAGAAATTTCAAATTAAAGATTTAATTATTACAGCACTAATGGTGTTATGCTCACAGGTTTTATATAGAGTGTTATCTTTTCTGTTCATATCGCCATACACAATGTTATTAACAGTTCCAATATGGTCAATTATTGGAGCAATTGCCTATTTCTTAGTACCGGTAAAAACAAAAAATCCATGGATGATTTTATTGTTTTGTGTACTTACAAGCATTATAGGATTTTATCCGCCATATATAATCAGTTGCATAGTTGCTGGAATTATAGCCACGTTGATTGCAAGAACAAAGGGAATTGGCAATTATAAAGGATTAACAATTGGATATATGATATTTTGTGTCCTTGGCGGTTTTGGTGGAATGTATGTACCATTTCTTTTTTATGCAGATCAAACACTTAAATCTTATGAAAAAATGTTTGGGAGCGAATATTTAGGTACATTAACTAAAATTGTTTCTCCTATGACTACAGCAATAATGCTTATTGTAATAGCCATTTGCGGATTGATTGGAGCAGTAATTTCTAAGAAACTATTGAAGAAACATTTTGAAAAAGCAGGAATGATTTAATCAATCTTTGTTTGTGAGGGGAAAAATGGATTAAATAATGGAGGTAATTGCTATGTATTATTTAGGGTCTGTTATTCATATAGAAAAAAACAATAGACCTTTTTGATACTGGTAATTACCATAAAAAATCAAATTTAAAATATAAGGAAAGAGCAAGTTTCTTTCATTTTAGAGGACTTATTATGCCTATGTGCAGAAGTCCTCCTTTTTTGTCTAAAAACGCAGACAAAAAAGAAATGGAGGAAATAAAATGTCAAAAGAATATTACCTTTATGTCAACGGACAAAGGGTTAAAGTCAGCGAGCAGATATATAAAGTCTACTGGCGAGAAAAAGAACACGAAAAGTATTTAGAGCAGGTGGATAAGAAAAACCACTTGCTCTTTTTTTCATCATTGGATCATGACGGACATTTTGCAGATAGCATTATTGATGAAAGCGTTGATGTAGAAAAGATTGTGGAAACACAGATGATGATTGAAGCAGTCAGAAATGCTATATCAAGGCTCAATGCAGAAGAAAGAGATATTATTGAACGCTTATATTTCAATGATGAAACGGTTCGTTCAGTGGCAAAGCTCAAAAGTATTACACATCCAGCTTTAATCAAAAGAAGAAACAAAATTCTTGAAAAGCTGAAAAAAATTATCGAAGAACTTTAAAACTTCGGTAACCAAAGGGGTCAAATTTTCCTTATGTAAAGTGAAGGGGAGTTTGACCTCCTTTACTTTTTTGGGTAAGAGATACGCCTGCTTATGGCAAATAGGAAAATGAAGAGAAAACAATCCCTTTCAAATATTGCTCTTTGACAACTGAATAGACCATGACGGGACTTTTAATTACTTAGTGAGCGTAAGGAATTTACGCCATGACTTTCCTGCTGAAGAAATTCGGTTTAAATGAATACTGTCAAAGACAAGGATAGAAGGAAACGAGCGATAAATAAATTTTCTTAAAGCAAAGAACAAGGACAACTTTGTGAGCCATGATCTAAGTGATAATAATGATACTTCTTTAGTGAAAGCCGGCTCATCTTAACAGGGGCGGTGGTGAGATTCCAATGTTGCTTATCCTAAGCACCCGTTAATGTCATAAAACTTTAGATAAAATTATATGAGGAGGATTTAGAATGAATAATGAACTATTAAGATATAGCCTCCAATTATCTATGCTATCTATCTTGCTCTCTAAACATTTACTAAACGATATTGAATACAGAAAGATAAAGTTAAAACTGATGAAAAAGTACAATATTTCAACAGAATTATATTTATAATGTTTTGCGAGTGTGGTATAATAGAACTGCATAGAGAGATACAAAAAGGAGGCGGATGCAGTGAAGAAAGATGTAAAAGTTATTAAAGGTGATACCACACTGAAAAGAACTGCATCAGGCTGTGTTGAACGCTCAATAAAGCGAGTGGCAGCTTATTGCAGAGTTAGTACAGATACTGAAGATCAGATTAACAGCTATAATTCTCAAGTAGAACACTACACAGAATTTATAAAGAAAAATAAAGAGTGGACACTTGCAGGAATATATGCTGATGAAGCGATAACCGGTACACAGGTTGACAGAAGAATTGATTTTCAAAGACTAATAAATGATTGTATGAACGGCGATATAGATATGATAATTACAAAGTCTATATCAAGATTTGCAAGAAATACATTAGACACCTTAAAGTATGTAAGAAAGTTGAAAGAGTTTAATGTTGCGGTCTTTTTTGAAGAGGAAAACATAAACACCTTAACAATGGACGGAGAGTTGCTTTTAACAATTTTAAGTTCAGTTGCGCAACAGGAAGTAGAGAACATTTCAGCCAATGTCAAAAAAGGTTTGAGAATGAAGATGGAAAGAGGAGAAATGGTCGGCTTTCAAGGGTGTTTAGGCTACGACTATGATCCGGAAACTAAAAGCATTTCTATCAATGAAAAAGAAGCTGAGATTGTAAGATATATTTTCAGAAGATATATTGAAGGTGTTGGCGGTATGGTAATCTCCAGAGAACTTGAAGAACAAGGATATTTATCGCCAAGAGGAAATAAAAGATGGACGGAAACAACAGTTTTAGGAATCATAAAAAACGAGAAATATAAAGGGGATCTTATGATGGGAAAGACCTATACGGTTGATCCTATTTCAAAGAGAAGATTGGATAATTTCGGAGAACAGGATAAGTTTTATATAGAGAACCATCACGAGCCAATCATTTCGGAAGAAGATTTTGAAAAAGCTCAAGGTATTAGATTAAGAAGGTCAAAAAACAGAAATACCGTTGCTAATAATGGCGGTAAGAGAGAAAAGTATTCAAGAAAATATGCTTTTAGCAGCATGCTTGAATGTGGATTTTGCGGTCATAATCTTTCAAGAAGAAATTGGCATTCGAGTTCAGAGTATACAAAAGTTATATGGCAGTGTGTCAATGCTACTAAAAACGGAAAGAAGTATTGTCCGCATAGTAAAGGGATTGAAGAAGAAGCCATAGAAAAAGCATTCATGGAAAGCTATCGTCAGGTATGCCACAATAATGTGGAAATTACTAATGAATTCCTTAAAACTGTGGAAGAAGAATTGAAAGACAACAGTTTAGCTAAAGACCTGAAGAAGATAACAAATCAACTTGATAAGATACTAAAGAAAGAAAAGGATCTTGTTGAGTTAAGGCTGAATGAGTCAATCAGCATGGATATATATCAGGATAAGTATAATGAAATAGCTATTAGTAAAGAGAAATTACTTGCAGAAAAAAGGACTTTAGAAGTAACACTCACTGATGAAAAAGCGTTGAAGAAAAGGCTCGAGGGGTTTAAAAAATTACTTGAGTCCAATAAATATCTTGAGGAATTTGATAGGGCAGTATTTGAAAGTATAGTAGATAAAATCATCATTGGGGGAACTAACGATGAAGGTGAAATTGATCCTGCAATGATTACTATCATATATAAGACTGGAAAAAAAGATTCTCAGGACGGAAGATTATTCAAGAGCAGAAGAAAAAATGCCAAGGAAGTTAATGAGGAAACTGACAACAAATTGTATCCTCATTCAAGCGACGAGGTCAATAATTTGTGTTCCTATCCTATGGACAACACATCTCGACCGTAGTGTAACGGAGTGGAGAGATCTCACACTATTATTTGTTTACAAATAATAGTAAGTCCTGTAAAGGACTTAGAAATAAAACAATTAGATAAAATTTGTAAATCACCTAAAGACTAATTTAGTACGAAATTTGCATATTAAATGTATCTACGATACATTTACTTTTGATTGTTTACAATCAAAAGTATGAGATTTCTCCACTTCACTTCACTACGTTCCGTTTCGGTCGAAATGACGCATAAAGGAATAATCTTTGTTCTACAGCTAGACGTTAAAAGTAAATAATCATCAAACTATTATCCTATATTTATATCATAACACAAATCTCTCAAAAAGCAATAGTTTAATTTATTAAATTCAAACAGTTTTTCTTCAATATTATAACTTTATAATTTTTTTATTGCTTATTTCTTGAATTTATATTAAAATATTGATAGTAAAAAGAGTTTTTAAGGAGTTATTATGATTTATTTAGATAATGCCGCGACTACAGGAGTTCGCGATGAAGTTATAGATATTATGGTAAAATATTTAAAAGAAAATTATGGAAATCCGTCATCCCTTTATGATTTTGGATATTCCGTTTCAAAAGATATAAATTCTTGCAGGGAAGTTATCGCAAAATACATAAATTGTAAGGCTGAAGAGGTGTTTTTTAACTCCTGTGCGACAGAGGGAAATAATACTGCAATTTTTGGAGCGATTTCAACTGCAAAGGGAAAAAATATTGTTTCAACAGAGATTGAACACTCCTCTGTTTTTAATGTCTATAAATTTTTAAAAGAGAAAAAAGAGATTAGATTTTTAAAATTGGATGAATTAGGATATATCGACATTGAAAGTGTAAAAAATCTCGTTGATGAAAATACTGAAATAGTTTCAATAGCCTATGTTCATAATGAGCTTGGTATTATTCAAGATGTTGAAAGCATTGGAAAAGCTATTAAGGAAAAGAATAAGAAATGTATTTTTCATGTTGACTCCGCACAGGCTTTTGGCAAGGTTAATATTGATGTGAAAAAATCCAAGATTGATATTTTAACTTTGAGTGGACATAAAATTCACGCTCAAAAGGGAATTGGAGCAATCTATGTAAATAAAAATATAAATTTAAGACCTTTTGTTTTGGGTGGAGGTCAGGAAAAAGACTTTAGATCAGGAACGGAAAATGTGGCTGGAATAATGGGTTTAAAGGTCGCTACTGAATTTATGTATGAAAATCTTGAGAATAGAAAAAAACATTTGGAAAATTTAAGAGATATTTTGATTTCAGGTATTTCAAAAATTGAAAATCATAAATTTTTAACTAATAAAGACGGAGTTCCGAATATTGTAACAGTCGCTTTTGAAAATATTAGAAGTGAGGTGCTTTTACATTTCTTGGAGAGTGAAAAGATTTATATTTCAACCGGTTCAGCTTGTAGTAAGGGTAAAAAGAGCAGAACTTTTGACGGGATAGGTCTTGACAACAAATATAATGACGGAGTTGTAAGGATTTCTCTTTCCGAGTTTAATACAGAAGAAGAAATTAAAATTTTTATTGAAAATTTAGAAAAGTATGTAAATGAAATTAGAATGATTATGAAAAGAGGAAGATAATGGATTATTTAATCAGTGTCAGCTTTGGAGAGTTGACTTTAAAAGGAGATAATAGAAAAGATTTTGAAAATAGAATAATAAGAAAGATAAAAAAGGCGATAGCAGATTTTGAAGTTGAAGAATTTTACAAGGAGCAGGGAAAAGTCTATATAAAGGCAGATAGAGAGCTTTTTGATGAAATGATTGAACAAATTAAAAAAGTTTTTGGAATTTTTTATATCTGTGAAGTTTTAAGAACTGAAAAAAAGCTTGAAAATATAAGAGAGGCGACAAGAGTTTTAGTAAGTGATTTAGGAATAAATGAAGAAAAGACTTTTAAAGTCTTTGTAAATAGAGTTGATAAGAAATTTACTCCAAAATCTCCTGAACTTTCAAGGGATCTTGGAGGAGTTGTACTTAAAAATTTCGGAAATCTTTTAAAGGTTGATGTTCATAATCCACAAATGCCAATTTATGTAGATGTTAAAGAATATGTTTATGTTTATGTAAAGAGATATAAGGGCTTTGGTGGACTTCCAATTGGCTCAAGCGGAAGAGGACTTTTGCTTCTTTCAGGGGGAATTGACAGTCCCGTTGCTGGTTTTGTCATGGGTAAAAGAGGTATGGAAATTGGAGCAATACATTTTCATTCCTATCCTTTTACAAGTGAAAGAGGAGAGGAAAAAGTTAAAGACCTTGCAAAAATACTTTCAAATTATGTTGGAAAGTTTACAATGACAAGCATAAATCTTTTACCGATTCAAAAGGAAATTGCAAGTAAATGCCCTGAAAAAGAAATTACTATTCTAGGCAGAATTTTTATGATGAAAATTGCAGAAAAACTTGCGATTAAACAAAATTATCATGCATTAATTACAGGAGAAAGTCTTGGACAGGTTGCAAGTCAAACTATTCAAGGAATTACAGTTGTGGATAAATCTACTGAAATTTCAATTTTAAGACCTTTAATTGCAATGGATAAAACTGAAATCATTGACATTGCAAGAACGATAGACACTTATGAAACAAGTATCTTACCTTTTGAGGACTGTTGTACTGTGTTTTTACCAAAACATCCGGTAACAAAACCGAAGATTGAAGATATAAATAACAGTTTATCTCTTTTAGATGTGGATAGACTCATTGACGAAGCGTTGGCTAATAAAAAAGTGTATGAAATAAATGAACAATAAATTTTACACACAAATTTTGTTGTGATTTGTTGTAAGTATTTACTTTTTATTGAAAAGGGATTAAAATATAAGTAGGCGTTTATTTAGGAGGTTTGAAATGAAAAGAATTAAAAGAATTTTAATGGCTCTTGCTATTTGCTCACTTTCTATTACAGCAGTAGGCTGCTCATCAAATGGAAAGATGAGTAATGAAGATATTGTTAAGAAGATTAGCGAGTCTTCAAAATCAGTAAAGAGTTCAAAAGCAAATATTGAAAGTAAAGTAGCTTTTAATCTTGGCGGTAAAGATATTGCTACATCTGTAACAATGGAAGCAGAGTCAATTTCAGAACCGTTGACTGTAAAAATTACCGGAAAAACACAAACTTTTGGAAAAAGTTTTGATATGAATATGTATATAACTGAAGGAAATATATATCTTCAAAATATTAATACTAAAGAGTGGATGAATGTTAAGGATGAAAATATTAAAAAAACATTGGAAAAACGTAAAAATTCAGCTAATTTCAATGATGTAGTAGAGCTTTTAAATATAATGCAAAAAAATGTAAAAGTAGAAGAAAAGGGTTCGAATTATGAAGCTACTTATTCAGGAGTTGACGATTCGGCTAAAGAAGCCTTGAAGAAAATGATAATTTCAAATCAGCCGGATGCAGAAAAAGTCCTTAAGAATATGGAAATAGAAAAGCTTGATATCAAATATGTAGTTGATAAAAACACATTTTATCCAACAGA from Parvimonas micra encodes:
- a CDS encoding DUF6612 family protein, whose amino-acid sequence is MKRIKRILMALAICSLSITAVGCSSNGKMSNEDIVKKISESSKSVKSSKANIESKVAFNLGGKDIATSVTMEAESISEPLTVKITGKTQTFGKSFDMNMYITEGNIYLQNINTKEWMNVKDENIKKTLEKRKNSANFNDVVELLNIMQKNVKVEEKGSNYEATYSGVDDSAKEALKKMIISNQPDAEKVLKNMEIEKLDIKYVVDKNTFYPTEFEMKSVMKVSEGNQSVSFDMEMKVKYSDINKVKEIVIPDEVKNAKETKAK
- a CDS encoding recombinase family protein; the encoded protein is MKKDVKVIKGDTTLKRTASGCVERSIKRVAAYCRVSTDTEDQINSYNSQVEHYTEFIKKNKEWTLAGIYADEAITGTQVDRRIDFQRLINDCMNGDIDMIITKSISRFARNTLDTLKYVRKLKEFNVAVFFEEENINTLTMDGELLLTILSSVAQQEVENISANVKKGLRMKMERGEMVGFQGCLGYDYDPETKSISINEKEAEIVRYIFRRYIEGVGGMVISRELEEQGYLSPRGNKRWTETTVLGIIKNEKYKGDLMMGKTYTVDPISKRRLDNFGEQDKFYIENHHEPIISEEDFEKAQGIRLRRSKNRNTVANNGGKREKYSRKYAFSSMLECGFCGHNLSRRNWHSSSEYTKVIWQCVNATKNGKKYCPHSKGIEEEAIEKAFMESYRQVCHNNVEITNEFLKTVEEELKDNSLAKDLKKITNQLDKILKKEKDLVELRLNESISMDIYQDKYNEIAISKEKLLAEKRTLEVTLTDEKALKKRLEGFKKLLESNKYLEEFDRAVFESIVDKIIIGGTNDEGEIDPAMITIIYKTGKKDSQDGRLFKSRRKNAKEVNEETDNKLYPHSSDEVNNLCSYPMDNTSRP
- a CDS encoding ABC transporter ATP-binding protein, with protein sequence MGDVVIDFDNVSFSYGTQTEGSLRNINFKVKEGEFILLTGQSGSGKTTVTRLINGLIPHFFEGVLTGTVKVLGSDIKTITPGEMGKNIASIFQNPRSQFFTTNSTKEVAFALENYGIDRYEMIDRVNCAFHDLEAENLMDRDMFSLSSGEKQKIAIIAAKTLNPKIYVFDEPSANLDIHSIIKLKKNMEWLKKQGHTVIVSEHRLFYLKNLVDKCLIMKDGKIDRELKKNDIDNLDDSDIRAYKLRTFKLSNIKYELKDNLIVNKQNADFKVENLSFSYDVNHSVLSNCNLEGNFGETVAIVGHNGSGKTTLGKIMSGLLKARGGQFFIEGKLTKQKELYKSVYFVMQDADYQLYSDSVVSELMLSSMNSIKTIKQNDEKIEDAMNLLNISSFRNRHPQGLSGGQKQRVTIAAAIASNKKIMIFDEPTSGLDYENMKIVSEAINALRKKGILIFVISHDLEFLSRVATKAVFIENNTVSKRNSLKKSGEFETIKRFLLQSEGYEE
- the thiI gene encoding tRNA uracil 4-sulfurtransferase ThiI; the encoded protein is MDYLISVSFGELTLKGDNRKDFENRIIRKIKKAIADFEVEEFYKEQGKVYIKADRELFDEMIEQIKKVFGIFYICEVLRTEKKLENIREATRVLVSDLGINEEKTFKVFVNRVDKKFTPKSPELSRDLGGVVLKNFGNLLKVDVHNPQMPIYVDVKEYVYVYVKRYKGFGGLPIGSSGRGLLLLSGGIDSPVAGFVMGKRGMEIGAIHFHSYPFTSERGEEKVKDLAKILSNYVGKFTMTSINLLPIQKEIASKCPEKEITILGRIFMMKIAEKLAIKQNYHALITGESLGQVASQTIQGITVVDKSTEISILRPLIAMDKTEIIDIARTIDTYETSILPFEDCCTVFLPKHPVTKPKIEDINNSLSLLDVDRLIDEALANKKVYEINEQ
- a CDS encoding cysteine desulfurase family protein encodes the protein MIYLDNAATTGVRDEVIDIMVKYLKENYGNPSSLYDFGYSVSKDINSCREVIAKYINCKAEEVFFNSCATEGNNTAIFGAISTAKGKNIVSTEIEHSSVFNVYKFLKEKKEIRFLKLDELGYIDIESVKNLVDENTEIVSIAYVHNELGIIQDVESIGKAIKEKNKKCIFHVDSAQAFGKVNIDVKKSKIDILTLSGHKIHAQKGIGAIYVNKNINLRPFVLGGGQEKDFRSGTENVAGIMGLKVATEFMYENLENRKKHLENLRDILISGISKIENHKFLTNKDGVPNIVTVAFENIRSEVLLHFLESEKIYISTGSACSKGKKSRTFDGIGLDNKYNDGVVRISLSEFNTEEEIKIFIENLEKYVNEIRMIMKRGR
- a CDS encoding sigma-70 family RNA polymerase sigma factor encodes the protein MSKEYYLYVNGQRVKVSEQIYKVYWREKEHEKYLEQVDKKNHLLFFSSLDHDGHFADSIIDESVDVEKIVETQMMIEAVRNAISRLNAEERDIIERLYFNDETVRSVAKLKSITHPALIKRRNKILEKLKKIIEEL
- a CDS encoding energy-coupling factor transporter transmembrane component T family protein, with the translated sequence MSKSCKQNGIRYDPRIKLLQVLIIGVLVFTLTGKKYEILLFLSVFAYGMISGIYKTCFKFLALYIVLFMVAEISPLFISTTIHYFVLCLITLTLAAINMIRTSEISEVLASLQNMKIPYYITIPLAVILRFFPTLKQDITCIKQGIKTRGIDISFLGFLKHPFKVYEMMLIPMLMRMLCTATELSASVETRGLGVSCKKTSYTEVKFRMLDMLLLVIMMVFYLAIIIMKIKNI
- a CDS encoding MptD family putative ECF transporter S component, with translation MEEKKKFQIKDLIITALMVLCSQVLYRVLSFLFISPYTMLLTVPIWSIIGAIAYFLVPVKTKNPWMILLFCVLTSIIGFYPPYIISCIVAGIIATLIARTKGIGNYKGLTIGYMIFCVLGGFGGMYVPFLFYADQTLKSYEKMFGSEYLGTLTKIVSPMTTAIMLIVIAICGLIGAVISKKLLKKHFEKAGMI